The sequence CAACAGGATATAACCCAAGTTTAGGCACAGAAGAGTAATGGGTATCGCCATGAAAAAACCTAAGCCTAATCCTTGACGGACACTGTGGGTAACACCTACCGGGTTATTTTGCCCATGAGCGTAGGATGCGCGTACAGTCGCCATGGTCAATAAGCCGGTTGAAGCCAATAAAAAAGTATAAAGCGCCCCGGTTGCAAGACCTATTGCCCCCAGTGGTATGACCCCTAAAGGGGCAACCATTAAGACATCCGTGGTCAACATGCCAATACTGGCAAAAATGGTTAAAATTACCGGTCCGGCAATGGGCCACTGCGCGGAAAATTCGCGGCCCCAGCGTACCAAAAAACTTGGTTGCATCGATTCCCGCCTTTCCAAGCGCCTCTAATGGCGCCTATTTACCACAAAATCCGCCATTGCTTTTAAAAGATCAGCTCGGTCTTCAAAAAGTGATAAATGATTCTTCGCCTGTTCGGCCAAAAGTTTGGCTTGAGACCGTGCTCGATCAACCCCCAAAATAGAAACAAAAGTGGCCTTTCCCGCCTGAGAATCCCGTCCCACCGATTTTCCAACCGCTTCCTCCTTCCCCTCAACATCCAATAAATCATCAACGATCTGGAAAGCTAAACCCAAATCATTGGCATAGGCTCGTAAAGCCTGGCGGGGATTATCAGAAGCTTTCCCCAAAATCGCCCCTGCTTCACAAGAGAAACTAATAATTGCCCCTGTCTTCATGCGTTGCAAGCGGGTAATGGCCCCAATATCCAAATGGGTATGTTCTGCCTCCAAATCCATCATTTGTCCCCCGACCATTCCCTCAGCCCCCGAGGCTTTAGCCAAAGCCGCCACCAATTCACAACGCACCATGCTATCGCTATGGGTGGCAGGATCCGCCAATACCTCAAAAGCATAGGTTAATAACCCGTCGCCTGCCAAAATACCGGTGGCTTCATTAAATTTTTTGTGGACAGTCGGCAATCCGCGCCGCAAATCGCTGTTATCCATGGCTGGCAAATCATCATGGATCAAGCTATAGGAATGCAGCATTTCAATGGCGGCGGCCACCCGCAAAGCACTGATTTCCGACACGTTAAACAATTTAGCGCTAGCCAACACCAAAAATGGCCGAACCCTTTTGCCGCCGTTCATCACCCCATATTTCATAGCTTCCGTGACCTTTTTCTCAGGCCCTGTGGCAACTGGCAACAAGTGGTTAATCATGACATTGACGGTTTTAGCAACTTCACCCAAAGCTTGCTCAAATGTTACCAAAGCCTATTCTCCTGTTCCTCGTAAAATGCCTATCGATTTCCCTATTAACCCTTTTGCAACCAGCCATCTTGATGCTAAAACGGGATGTCATCATCTGATTGTGATGCCGGTCTAGCTAGTTTAGCAGCGGTTTTGGCCGTGCGCTCCCCTTCAATTTTAGGGGCGGCCGCCTTTAGTGAAACGGAGGTTTGATGATTCGTTGCCTGTTGGGCGCCAACCATTTGCTTATCCCGTGGCTCGCCTTGCTCATCCAACATAATCTGTTCAATTTTCAATTGGGCTTGCCGCAATTTCGTTTCACAGTGTTTTTTAAGCAATATACCCCGTTCATAAAACCGGACGGCCTCTTCAAGCTTCACGTCCCCGCGCTCCAAATTTTTGACAATGATTTGCAATTCATTCAACGCTTGTTCAAATTCCATTCCGGCAATATCCCGGTGGTTGCTTACTGATTGATCCATGCTTATGACTCCTTACTTACCTTTTGCCCACCTGGAAAAGCGCGGCCCGATGACTGTGTTTCTTTTATTATCTTTTACTATCTATTAGTAAAGGATTCTTTTGCGACTAAAGCTGTTTTTGGTCTTGGGCAAAATCCGCCCGGCCATTCACATAATACAATAAAATATATACGCGCAAAGCACTGGATAAATTAGCAACAGCTCCCCCTGTTTGCAACCGCTGCTGATCAATCACTTCAATTAATTGCTGCCTTGATAGGTTCTTGGCAGCGGCAACCTCTTTCAACATCTCCCAGAAAATAGGCTCAATTGAAATCGATGTCCGGTGTTTGGCTAACCTTACCGAATATTTGGCAATCGGGGCGTTCATCTTGCCGAAGGACCTATCATATCCTCGGGTTTCACCAATTTATCAAATTGTTCGCCCGTCAAAAACTTCAGGGCAACCACTGCTTCCCGCAAGGTCAAATTCTCTTTATGGGCTTTTTTAGCGGCCTTGGCGGCATTATCATAGCCAATATGCGGATTAAGCGCGGTGACCAACATTAAGGATTGTTGCAGCAATTGCCTAATTCTTTCTTGATTGGGTTGAATGCCAACCAGGCAATTATCGGTAAAACTATGGCAAGCATCACTTAATAAACGCCCCGATTGCAGGACATTATAAATCATGACGGGCTTATACACATTCAGCTCCAAATGCCCTTGGCTGCCAGCAACAGTCACCGTCATGTGATTGCCCATCACTTGGGTGGCAACCATCGTTAAGGCTTCCGCTTGGGTTGGGTTAACCTTCCCCGGCATAATCGACGACCCAGGCTCATTCTCTGGCAATAACAGTTCCCCAAGCCCCGAGCGCGGCCCTGAACCCAATAAACGGATGTCATTGGCAATTTTCGTTAAAGATACCGCCAAAACATTATATACGCCCGAAATCTCCACCAAGGCATCATGGCTGGCCAGGGCTTCAAACTTATTATCAGCGCTCACAAAGGGCAATTTGCTGAGTTTTGCTATTTGGGTTGCAAACTTCTCGGCAAATCCTGGCTTGGTGTTCAGACCAGTACCCACCGCTGTCCCCCCCTGCGCCAGGGCATATAACCTCGGCAGGCTGGATTTAACCCGCTCAATCCCTAATTTTAGCTGGGTGGCATATCCTGAAAATTCTTGGCCTAACGTTAAGGGGGTGGCATCTTGCAGATGCGTCCGGCCAATTTTAACAATATCTTGATATTCCAAGGTTTTCTTGGCCAGCACCTGCTGCATATGCTGAAGGGCGGGCAATAATTTTTGATGAATTTGATAAATGGCGGCCACATGCATGGCGGTTGGGAAAGAATCATTCGACGATTGGCCAAAATTGACATGATCATTGGGGTGAACGGGGGTTTTATCCCCCCTTTTCCCCCCCAATATTTCATTCGCCCGGTTGGCAATCACCTCATTCACATTCATGTTGGTTTGCGTACCGGAACCTGTTTGCCAAACAACCAGGGGAAAATGGTCATCCCATTTCCCCTCCGCTACTTCAACAGCTGCTTGGATAATTGCCTGGCCAACTTTCTGGTTTAAACTGCCCATTTCCATATTGACAAGGGTAGCCGCCTGTTTAATCAAGCCGTATGCGTGGATGATTTCCACGGGCATTTTCTCGCCGCCGATTTTAAAATTTTCTAAAGAACGTTGGGTTTGCGCCCCCCAATAACGGTCGGCAGCAACTTTAACAGATCCCATCGAATCTGTTTCCTGGCGGTAGTTGATCTGGTTGGTCATGGCAAACTTTTCCTCAATAAAAGACTATTTTGGTTTTTTCTTAGCTGGTTTATTTTTTTGATTTTTTTTGGAAATATTCCAAGATTTTTCTGCCCACGCCAGCCATTCTTGGGGCTTATCACGGATAGCAGCTGGCAATAACCAGTAAGACATGGCAACTGGTTTCGCCTTGCCTTCATAAACAAAAGGCCCGCTATTGATTTTTTCGAAATCCTGTTGATTGGCATCACTAACTTTTAAATAAACATCATGACCAACAATAAGGGCAAAAATCACCCCATCGATATATAACCCATGCCCGCCGAACATGGCACGACGGGTGGGATGGCCAAGGGATACAAGCCCCATCAGCAACCGGTCCATTGCTTGATCTGTTAGGCTATCCAGCTTTGTTTGTTTCATCAAATTTCCTCGATTATTACCTGCTTAAAGCGCGGTCAGCCGCAATAAACCACTTAACTTTTCCCTTAAACCGTGCCACGATTATTCATTGATTTATTTTCATCTTTATATGGTTTTATCCAACGAGAAGCAAGTTGTTCATCAAAAAATTATTATTCCTGCTGATCATAACGGGTATCAATATAACCACATTTGGATGGATCCCAAATGTGTGGTCACAGAATTCGCCTCCCCTCCTGCCCCCCCAAGCTGTTACCAGTTATGTTTTGGTCGATTTGGAAACAGGCCAAATATTGGACGGTTTAAATATAGATGAGATTCAACCCATTGCCTCCGTTGCCAAAATAATGACCGCCCTGATAGCGTTGGAGCAATTGGGATCTGATTTCCGTTTTGAAACGATGTTGCTGGCTAACGGCCCTATTGATCAAGGCATATTGCAAGGGGATTTATTGTTATGGGGTGGGGGCGACCCCTTTCTCAGCAGTGACGATCTGGCAACACTCGCCCAATCTTTAAACCAGGCACCGTTACGACAAGTGACGGGAAATTTTTACTATGGGGATTTAGCCTCACCCCCGCAGAAATCAATCCGCTGCAGCCGATGGCAGCCCCTTATAACCCCGGAATTAGCCCTTTATCAGTAGATTTCAACCGGGTTTGGGTCAAGTCATCACCCTCCTTGTTGCCCCATGCAACCCATGACCCGGTTGGCGAAACCTACGCGGTAACCGATCAACGGCTGATTCCTACCCCTTGGATTAAAGTCCTGTGGCCTGCTGATCAACAATACCGTCATCGCTTTATCCAACCACCATTTAATCCTTCCTCAGCTGGCACTTTACCGATTTTTGTCGGTGAGGAATGGCAACTACCCTTATCCGAGAAAGAGCAGATTGAGTGGCTGCCCATAAAACATCCGGCCTATCATAGCGCTTATATTTTTCAAACATTAGCCGCCCACCAAGGATCGGCCTTACCCAACCCCCTGCCGTTGATCGGGCAAGCACTACCCTTGCCAACCCTATTTGCGGACGGCCGCGTTATTGCCCGCCATTACAGCCCGGTGTTGTCCAAAATTATTCCCCTTATTTTGCACTATAGCAATAACATCAGTGCCGAATTACTAGGCTATCAGTTGCTGCAAGGATCACACCATAACAATTTGTTGGCCGGGTGCGTTAACAGTGATTGCATTGCGCGTTATTTCAGGGCTTGGGCGCAGGCGAATTTACCGCAGCTTAAACTGGCAAGACCTAGAGATCCAGCAATTTTCGGGATTAGGCCACGCGAACCACCTAACCAGCCGGCAGATGGCGGCTATTTTAAAGTATTTGTGGGATCATCCCAAAGAATATGCGGTTTTGGGACAAGGTTTATCCATTCCCCCATTTTTGTCTGCAAGCCCCATCGCTTCCTATATCCAGGTAAAAACCGGCACCTTGGTGGGCGTCAGCGCCATTAGCGGCTATCTTTTCTCATCCACGCATCGCCCTTTGGCTTTTTTTATAGCGTCCCACAACCCCCAGGAAATTAGCAACCTGTTGGTAGCAGCAGGCAACCGTTCACCCTTTTCAAGCGCCGCGCAAAGACAATGGCAGCAACAAACGCGCCAATTCCAAAAAGAACTACTGGAATATTGGTTCAGAACCCATTAAAGGCCCTGCCTGCACGCCCCACAATAAAATTGTACCAACGGTGACAATGAATAGGAAAATTCTAAGCCCAAAAGAATCAGGTTGCCGTCAGCATTTTGATTGCCATGCCTATCCTATAAAAATGAATAATCCCACGAATTATATAAGGTGTGAAGACCCTGGATTTTCTTGGTTATTTTGTATAACTATAAATACCGGTTGACGGATAGGATATATTGTGCAATTTGCTATCCAATCGATCCATTGAATATAAGATTTCTACCTACAGTTTTTCAACTGGTCACTCAACTCTTATCCGCATGGAGCCATCCTCATGAAAAAATTACTCTCCCTTGCCTTTGCTGCCATGGCCCTGTTTGGCCATTCCGCCAATGCCCAACAATTCCAACCCGCCATTATTTTCGATATGGGCGGGAAATTCGATAAGTCCTTTAATGAAGGGGTTTATAACGGGGCAGAACGTTTCCGCAAAGAAACCAATATCACCTACCGCGACTTTGAAATCACCAATGACTCGCAGCGCGAACAGGCTTTGCGCAACATGGCTACACGCGGCGCCACGATCATTACCATCGCCGGTTTTTCAGCTGCCAATGCAGTAGAAAAAATTGCCAAAGAATTTCCCAACGTCAAATTTACCATCATCGATGCCGTTGTTGACTTGCCGAATGTCCAGTCCGTGGTTTTTAAAGAACATGAAGGTTCTTTCCTAGTGGGGGCGATTGCCGCCAAAACTTCTAAAACAGGGGTGATTGGATTCATTGGCGGGATGGATATCCCGTTGATCCGAAACTTTGCTTGTGGATATAAACAAGGGGCACGGGCCGTCAACCCCAAGATTACTGTTTTACAAAATATGACAGGCACTACCGGGGCGGCCTGGAATGATCCTACCCGTGGCGCAGAGCTAGCCAGAAGCCAATTTGACCGGAAGGCTGATGTAGTTTTTGCGGCAGCTGGCGCAACAGGCCTTGGCGTGCTGCAAGCGGCCAAAGATAGTAAAAAATTGGCCATCGGTGTTGACAGCAACCAAAACTACCTGCACCCGGGTACCATTTTAACATCCATGTTAAAGCGGGTCGATGTGGCGGTTTACGATGCTTTGCAGGCTGCACGCAATAATACCTGGAAACCAGGCATTCGGATTATCGGCTTGTCTGAAGGGGGCGTTGATTGGGCTTTGGATCAATATAACAGGTCTCTGATTACGCCAGAAGTTGAGAAAATGGTGGGCCAGTACCGCCAAGATATTATTAGCGGCAAAATTAAGGTTGCTGATTACTATACCAACAATAAATGTCCGATTGAATAGGTTGTTTTTAGCTATAAAATGAACAAAATACCCCAGATGCAACTGCGCGCTCTGGGGTATTTTATTAAAAAATTGGGGTATTTTCATAAAAAATGCAGCTCTTTTAGGATACCTGTATGATTGCCTCTAGTTTGCCAGTAGCCATTGAGATGATTGGTGTCAACAAACGCTTTGGCATGGTGATGGCAAACCAGGATATCAATTTACAAATCCATCAAGGCACCATCCACGGCATTATCGGTGAAAACGGGGCTGGAAAATCAACCTTGATGAACATCCTGTACGGTTATTATCAGGCTGATAGCGGGCGCATCAAAATCAATGACCAGAACGTCACTATTTCTAATTCCCAGCAGGCTATCCATTTAGGGATTGGGATGGTCCATCAGCATTTCATGTTGGTGGATACATTCAGTGTGCTAGATAACGTTATTTTAGGCTCTGAAAAAAGCTGGGTTAACCGAAAATCAAGGGATGCCGCAAGAATAGTCTTGCAAAATTTATCCAAACAATACGGCATGAAAATTGATCCCGACGCGATTGTGGAAAAATTACCCGTTGGGCTGCAGCAACGCGTCGAAATTCTCAAAGCCCTGTACCGGGGCGCAGATATCTTGATCCTTGACGAACCCACCAGCGTCCTGACCCCCCAAGAAGTCCAACATTTCTTCTCTATTTTACGGGCGCTGCGCGATTCGGGCAAAACCGTTTTACTGATTACCCACAAATTACATGAAATCATGGCGGTGACTGATCACATCACGGTGATGCGCCAAGGCAAAATTATTGAACAGGTACTAACCGCCAACACCAATAAAGAAAAATTGGCTGAAATGATGGTGGGCAGGCGATTAACCACCCATTGGCCGCGTTTGCCAATCACCCAAACAGTGCCGGTATTAGAGGTGAAGGATTTATATATTTATGACCGGCACAAGCGCCCCCTTTTAGAAAATATTAATTTGACTTTGAATAAGGGAGAAATCCTTGGCATTGCCGGTGTTTCCGGAAATGGACAAAGCCAGTTGCTGGAAGTACTGGCTGGGATCAGGCCCTTTGATTCGGGGCACATTTTACTCTCTGGAAAAGATATGAAGCAATTGCTAAAACCCAAGCGACCAGCGCGTTCCGCGCGGCAATTGGGTATCTCTCATATCCCTGAAGACCGTTTAGGTGCAGGGTTGGTTAAGCAATTCAAGGCTTGGGAATCAAGTATCCTCGGCTATCATTACAAAAATAAATTACAGCGTTTTGGTTTTTTGAAAGACCGCCAAGCCGTCAAGCGGTTCCGTAAAATCGCTGCCGAATATGACGTCAGGCCAGCCAACCCGCTTTTAAAAACATCTTCTTTCTCGGGCGGCAATCAACAAAAATTGGTGATTGGCCGGGAACTTGAAGAAAAACCTGAATTACTGCTCATTGGTCAACCCACCTGGGGGTTGATGTGGGAGCGGTGGAATTTATCCATAAACGTTTAATTGAGTTGCGCGACGATGGAAAAGCATTATTGTTAGTCTCAGCCGAGCTTGATGAGATCCTGACATTGGCTGACCGTATCTTGGTGATGTTTGAAGGCAAGGTTGTTGGAGTGTTACCGCGCGATCAAGCCAATGCAACCAAATTGGGATTATTGATGGCCGGTGTTGTCGAAGAAATTAAAGAAACCCTTTCCGAAGCCGGAATTGATCATTAAGCCCTTGATATATCAAAGCAAATCGTATGAGCATACAACATAAAATAGAACTCCCAGGTTGGATCGAATATTTCCTGATCCCTATGCTGAATTTGTTGATGGCATTCCTACTGACCGGGCTGGTGGTTTATTACGCTGGCGAAAATCCTTTGGATGTTTTTACATCCCTGGTGCAAGGCGCATTTGGCACCGTGGAGGGCACGGGTTACACCCTTTATTATACCACCAACTTCATCTTTACTGGTTTAGCGGTGGCTATGGCTTTTCACTGCGGCTTATTCAATATTGGTGGCGAGGGGCAAACCTATGTTG is a genomic window of Rhodospirillaceae bacterium containing:
- a CDS encoding polyprenyl synthetase family protein is translated as MINHLLPVATGPEKKVTEAMKYGVMNGGKRVRPFLVLASAKLFNVSEISALRVAAAIEMLHSYSLIHDDLPAMDNSDLRRGLPTVHKKFNEATGILAGDGLLTYAFEVLADPATHSDSMVRCELVAALAKASGAEGMVGGQMMDLEAEHTHLDIGAITRLQRMKTGAIISFSCEAGAILGKASDNPRQALRAYANDLGLAFQIVDDLLDVEGKEEAVGKSVGRDSQAGKATFVSILGVDRARSQAKLLAEQAKNHLSLFEDRADLLKAMADFVVNRRH
- a CDS encoding exodeoxyribonuclease VII small subunit, which produces MDQSVSNHRDIAGMEFEQALNELQIIVKNLERGDVKLEEAVRFYERGILLKKHCETKLRQAQLKIEQIMLDEQGEPRDKQMVGAQQATNHQTSVSLKAAAPKIEGERTAKTAAKLARPASQSDDDIPF
- a CDS encoding ribbon-helix-helix domain-containing protein, which encodes MNAPIAKYSVRLAKHRTSISIEPIFWEMLKEVAAAKNLSRQQLIEVIDQQRLQTGGAVANLSSALRVYILLYYVNGRADFAQDQKQL
- the fumC gene encoding class II fumarate hydratase encodes the protein MTNQINYRQETDSMGSVKVAADRYWGAQTQRSLENFKIGGEKMPVEIIHAYGLIKQAATLVNMEMGSLNQKVGQAIIQAAVEVAEGKWDDHFPLVVWQTGSGTQTNMNVNEVIANRANEILGGKRGDKTPVHPNDHVNFGQSSNDSFPTAMHVAAIYQIHQKLLPALQHMQQVLAKKTLEYQDIVKIGRTHLQDATPLTLGQEFSGYATQLKLGIERVKSSLPRLYALAQGGTAVGTGLNTKPGFAEKFATQIAKLSKLPFVSADNKFEALASHDALVEISGVYNVLAVSLTKIANDIRLLGSGPRSGLGELLLPENEPGSSIMPGKVNPTQAEALTMVATQVMGNHMTVTVAGSQGHLELNVYKPVMIYNVLQSGRLLSDACHSFTDNCLVGIQPNQERIRQLLQQSLMLVTALNPHIGYDNAAKAAKKAHKENLTLREAVVALKFLTGEQFDKLVKPEDMIGPSAR
- a CDS encoding TfoX/Sxy family protein, whose product is MKQTKLDSLTDQAMDRLLMGLVSLGHPTRRAMFGGHGLYIDGVIFALIVGHDVYLKVSDANQQDFEKINSGPFVYEGKAKPVAMSYWLLPAAIRDKPQEWLAWAEKSWNISKKNQKNKPAKKKPK
- a CDS encoding D-alanyl-D-alanine carboxypeptidase is translated as MWSQNSPPLLPPQAVTSYVLVDLETGQILDGLNIDEIQPIASVAKIMTALIALEQLGSDFRFETMLLANGPIDQGILQGDLLLWGGGDPFLSSDDLATLAQSLNQAPLRQVTGNFYYGDLASPPQKSIRCSRWQPLITPELALYQ
- a CDS encoding D-alanyl-D-alanine carboxypeptidase, encoding MIALRVISGLGRRRIYRSLNWQDLEIQQFSGLGHANHLTSRQMAAILKYLWDHPKEYAVLGQGLSIPPFLSASPIASYIQVKTGTLVGVSAISGYLFSSTHRPLAFFIASHNPQEISNLLVAAGNRSPFSSAAQRQWQQQTRQFQKELLEYWFRTH
- a CDS encoding BMP family ABC transporter substrate-binding protein; the encoded protein is MKKLLSLAFAAMALFGHSANAQQFQPAIIFDMGGKFDKSFNEGVYNGAERFRKETNITYRDFEITNDSQREQALRNMATRGATIITIAGFSAANAVEKIAKEFPNVKFTIIDAVVDLPNVQSVVFKEHEGSFLVGAIAAKTSKTGVIGFIGGMDIPLIRNFACGYKQGARAVNPKITVLQNMTGTTGAAWNDPTRGAELARSQFDRKADVVFAAAGATGLGVLQAAKDSKKLAIGVDSNQNYLHPGTILTSMLKRVDVAVYDALQAARNNTWKPGIRIIGLSEGGVDWALDQYNRSLITPEVEKMVGQYRQDIISGKIKVADYYTNNKCPIE